A region from the Candidatus Methylomirabilota bacterium genome encodes:
- a CDS encoding ABC transporter permease, which translates to MNGKLAGGGVIAVLLVLLALAGPWLAPHDPNRQDLGAIRQPPMWAGGDWAHPFGTDSLGRDVLSRLLWGARVALLVAATSAVLSALIGVPVALAAGYWRGRVDTVLMRLVDVWMSIPAVLLAIALMAVLGLGLWKVVLAIVVVDWTRFARVIRGEVLALREREFVEAARAIGLGPLRVMGEELLPNLVPLIIVLTSLEMAIAVGVEALLSFVGLGVQASIPSWGGMIAEGRGYLMVGWWGMGLPMLALILAVIGFNLLGEGLRERLDPRLRTTA; encoded by the coding sequence GTGAACGGGAAGCTCGCCGGGGGCGGTGTCATCGCGGTCCTGCTCGTGCTCCTCGCGCTGGCGGGGCCGTGGCTCGCCCCCCATGACCCGAACCGACAGGACCTGGGCGCCATTCGCCAACCGCCCATGTGGGCGGGCGGCGACTGGGCGCATCCCTTCGGCACCGACAGCCTCGGCCGCGACGTCCTCTCGCGGCTCCTGTGGGGCGCCCGGGTGGCTCTTCTGGTGGCCGCGACCAGCGCGGTTCTCTCCGCCCTGATCGGGGTCCCGGTGGCCCTGGCGGCCGGGTACTGGCGCGGCCGGGTGGACACCGTCCTGATGCGGCTGGTCGACGTGTGGATGTCCATCCCCGCGGTGCTGCTTGCCATCGCGCTCATGGCCGTCCTCGGGCTCGGACTCTGGAAGGTGGTCCTGGCCATCGTCGTCGTGGATTGGACGCGGTTCGCCCGGGTGATCCGCGGCGAGGTCCTGGCGCTTCGCGAGCGGGAGTTCGTCGAGGCCGCCCGCGCGATCGGGCTCGGGCCGCTGCGGGTGATGGGCGAGGAGCTCCTCCCGAACCTCGTCCCCCTCATCATCGTGCTCACCTCGCTCGAGATGGCGATCGCGGTCGGCGTGGAGGCGCTGCTGTCCTTCGTGGGGCTCGGGGTCCAGGCCTCCATTCCCTCGTGGGGCGGGATGATCGCCGAGGGACGCGGCTACCTGATGGTGGGCTGGTGGGGCATGGGCTTGCCGATGCTCGCGCTCATCCTGGCCGTCATCGGCTTCAACCTGCTGGGCGAGGGACTCCGCGAGCGTCTCGACCCGCGCCTCCGGACGACGGCATGA
- a CDS encoding ABC transporter ATP-binding protein, which yields MSEPLLDIRGLTVRYGTRLATWAVDLTLHPGQVLGLVGESGAGKSTVGRAIVRLLPEPGRVEAGEVRFQGRDLLALPEAEMRRLRGADIALVPQDPLSALNPTFRVGLQATDALRLHRGLGRGAAEAEMVRLLGRMGIPDPADVMMRYPHELSGGMRQRVLIAMAFSCGPRLVIADEPTTALDVTTQAQILRLLEDLRAERGVAALFVTHDLGIVAHVAHTVALMYAGCLVEVAPTRAFFTAPAHPYGQALLAQIPRADRRTEAGAAHEGLMPVLDGAPRACPFRDRCPVRMAVCDEAMPRLRRVGPDHWTACYLYEAAP from the coding sequence ATGAGTGAGCCGCTGCTCGACATCCGCGGGCTGACGGTGCGCTACGGGACCCGACTGGCCACGTGGGCGGTCGACCTCACGCTCCACCCCGGCCAGGTGCTGGGCCTGGTCGGCGAGTCGGGGGCGGGGAAATCCACGGTGGGGCGGGCGATCGTGCGGCTCCTCCCCGAGCCGGGGCGGGTCGAGGCCGGCGAGGTCCGCTTCCAGGGGCGGGATCTCTTGGCGCTGCCGGAGGCCGAGATGCGGCGGCTCCGCGGCGCCGACATCGCGCTCGTCCCCCAGGATCCGCTCTCGGCCCTCAACCCGACCTTTCGCGTGGGGCTCCAGGCCACCGACGCGCTCCGCCTGCACCGCGGGCTCGGACGGGGGGCGGCCGAGGCCGAGATGGTCCGTCTCCTCGGGCGGATGGGGATCCCCGACCCGGCCGACGTCATGATGCGCTACCCGCACGAGCTGTCGGGCGGAATGCGCCAGCGGGTGCTGATCGCCATGGCGTTCTCGTGCGGGCCGAGGCTGGTGATCGCGGACGAGCCCACCACCGCGCTCGACGTGACGACGCAGGCTCAGATCCTGCGGCTCCTCGAGGACCTCCGCGCCGAGCGCGGGGTGGCCGCGCTCTTCGTGACCCACGACCTCGGGATCGTCGCCCACGTGGCCCACACCGTCGCGCTCATGTACGCGGGCTGCCTGGTGGAAGTCGCGCCGACCCGCGCGTTCTTCACGGCGCCCGCCCACCCCTATGGCCAGGCGCTGCTGGCCCAGATCCCGCGCGCCGACCGCCGCACCGAGGCCGGCGCCGCGCACGAGGGGCTGATGCCGGTGCTGGACGGCGCGCCCCGGGCCTGCCCGTTCCGCGATCGGTGTCCCGTGCGCATGGCCGTCTGCGACGAGGCGATGCCGCGGCTCCGCCGGGTGGGTCCGGACCACTGGACGGCCTGCTACCTCTACGAGGCGGCGCCGTGA